Proteins co-encoded in one Gadus morhua chromosome 6, gadMor3.0, whole genome shotgun sequence genomic window:
- the fbxo4 gene encoding F-box only protein 4 isoform X2, which yields MEAPTEKLSESLVIRSLKRFRDRLLSNTCQLGSDSNQSPKIPVEDASLLDRIPVDVQFLILTLLPPEDICRLGATSRYWRALVRDPLLWKYFLLRDMPHWSSIDHVTMPKLEALASDICSNDLQLEERVEGEEQDNVSKYDYMAEYMKGHPACRQKWQFSRPPYEVVTSFLTSLLPSSEPRYAMFGPGIEQLDVSMVTRLMHAPDVLPVAAIPSGRQINGGEMAERDRARVGQYSVNDKLFTSEDTDPPSCPMFIPNPQVQEVCQAVSGFIYVANAEPGQGDGTVEAAKIQAMLSPAWGSTARPLLVLSCVSRERLKEELETDAALRTTPTGARCRTPSVEMAQRLRLPQLPNPWMVQDTVAESLSGLLDGISWLLRYSGLRI from the exons ATGGAAGCGCCAACGGAGAAGCTCAGCGAATCGCTTGTCATTCGTAGCCTTAAACGTTTCAGAGATCGATTACTTTCCAACACCTGTCAACTAGGAAGTGATTCGAATCAAAGTCCGAAGATTCCGGTGGAGGATGCATCTCTTCTAGATAGAATACCG GTGGACGTACAGTTTCTGATCCTGACGCTTCTTCCTCCTGAGGACATCTGCCGGCTAGGAGCTACCAGTCGCTACTGGAGGGCTCTGGTTAGGGATCCATTACTATGGAAATACTTTCTGCTCCGGGATATGCCTCATTGGTCCTCCATAGATCACGTGACAATGCCTAAACTAGAAGCCCTGGCATCTGACATCTGTAGCAATGACCTTCAGCTGGAGGAAAGAGTGGAGGGTGAAGAACAGGACAACGTTTCAAAATATGACTACATGGCAGA GTACATGAAGGGCCATCCCGCCTGCAGACAAAAATGGCAGTTTTCAAGACCCCCATATGAGGTGGTCACTTCCTTCCTCACCTCCTTGCTACCGTCTTCTGAGCCACGCTACGCCATGTTCGGGCCCGGTATTGAACAGCTGGATGTCTCCATGGTGACGAGGCTCATGCACGCTCCAGATGTGCTGCCTGTGGCTGCCATTCCCAGTGGGAGACAGATAAATGGTGGAGAAAT GGCTGAGAGGGATCGAGCCAGAGTCGGCCAGTACAGCGTCAATGATAAACTCTTCACATCAGAAGACACGGATCCACCAAGCTGTCCGATGTTTATCCCCAACCCTCAAGTGCAGGAAGTGTGCCAAGCAGTGAGCGGCTTTATCTACGTAGCCAATGCAGAGCCTGGGCAAG GTGATGGGACGGTAGAGGCCGCCAAGATCCAGGCAATGTTGAGCCCTGCCTGGGGTTCCACGGCCAGGCCTCTCCTGGTGCTCTCCTGTGTGTCCAGAGAGCGACTGAAGGAAGAGCTGGAGACCGATGCGGCCTTGAGAACCACCCCCACTGGGGCAAGGTGTAGAACCCCCAGTGTTGAGATGGCCCAGAGACTGAGACTGCCACAGCTGCCTAACCCCTGGATG GTACAAGATACTGTGGCGGAATCTCTTTCAGGTCTGCTGGATGGCATCTCCTGGTTGCTACGCTACTCTGGCCTGAGAATCTAA
- the fbxo4 gene encoding F-box only protein 4 isoform X1 translates to MEAPTEKLSESLVIRSLKRFRDRLLSNTCQLGSDSNQSPKIPVEDASLLDRIPVDVQFLILTLLPPEDICRLGATSRYWRALVRDPLLWKYFLLRDMPHWSSIDHVTMPKLEALASDICSNDLQLEERVEGEEQDNVSKYDYMAEYMKGHPACRQKWQFSRPPYEVVTSFLTSLLPSSEPRYAMFGPGIEQLDVSMVTRLMHAPDVLPVAAIPSGRQINGIGSGISYTYNHQHKLNILTLYSTNRAERDRARVGQYSVNDKLFTSEDTDPPSCPMFIPNPQVQEVCQAVSGFIYVANAEPGQGDGTVEAAKIQAMLSPAWGSTARPLLVLSCVSRERLKEELETDAALRTTPTGARCRTPSVEMAQRLRLPQLPNPWMVQDTVAESLSGLLDGISWLLRYSGLRI, encoded by the exons ATGGAAGCGCCAACGGAGAAGCTCAGCGAATCGCTTGTCATTCGTAGCCTTAAACGTTTCAGAGATCGATTACTTTCCAACACCTGTCAACTAGGAAGTGATTCGAATCAAAGTCCGAAGATTCCGGTGGAGGATGCATCTCTTCTAGATAGAATACCG GTGGACGTACAGTTTCTGATCCTGACGCTTCTTCCTCCTGAGGACATCTGCCGGCTAGGAGCTACCAGTCGCTACTGGAGGGCTCTGGTTAGGGATCCATTACTATGGAAATACTTTCTGCTCCGGGATATGCCTCATTGGTCCTCCATAGATCACGTGACAATGCCTAAACTAGAAGCCCTGGCATCTGACATCTGTAGCAATGACCTTCAGCTGGAGGAAAGAGTGGAGGGTGAAGAACAGGACAACGTTTCAAAATATGACTACATGGCAGA GTACATGAAGGGCCATCCCGCCTGCAGACAAAAATGGCAGTTTTCAAGACCCCCATATGAGGTGGTCACTTCCTTCCTCACCTCCTTGCTACCGTCTTCTGAGCCACGCTACGCCATGTTCGGGCCCGGTATTGAACAGCTGGATGTCTCCATGGTGACGAGGCTCATGCACGCTCCAGATGTGCTGCCTGTGGCTGCCATTCCCAGTGGGAGACAGATAAATG GAATTGGCTCAGGAATCAGTTATACATACAACCATCAACACAAACTAAACATCTTGACTCTCTACTCAACCAATAG GGCTGAGAGGGATCGAGCCAGAGTCGGCCAGTACAGCGTCAATGATAAACTCTTCACATCAGAAGACACGGATCCACCAAGCTGTCCGATGTTTATCCCCAACCCTCAAGTGCAGGAAGTGTGCCAAGCAGTGAGCGGCTTTATCTACGTAGCCAATGCAGAGCCTGGGCAAG GTGATGGGACGGTAGAGGCCGCCAAGATCCAGGCAATGTTGAGCCCTGCCTGGGGTTCCACGGCCAGGCCTCTCCTGGTGCTCTCCTGTGTGTCCAGAGAGCGACTGAAGGAAGAGCTGGAGACCGATGCGGCCTTGAGAACCACCCCCACTGGGGCAAGGTGTAGAACCCCCAGTGTTGAGATGGCCCAGAGACTGAGACTGCCACAGCTGCCTAACCCCTGGATG GTACAAGATACTGTGGCGGAATCTCTTTCAGGTCTGCTGGATGGCATCTCCTGGTTGCTACGCTACTCTGGCCTGAGAATCTAA
- the rimoc1 gene encoding RAB7A-interacting MON1-CCZ1 complex subunit 1: MADDCRRQGFELERRIFELDIKCASLRSEKQDDDYLQNASTILDKLKSFYRQGGETSSLPKLLQDYTQVILDITFYEENRLVDQEFPEDSSPFKIQQLLQDLTEPEVLAGRLAPAQEVQSVLGLELLECLYWRRGALLYMYCHTLHQRKQWIKKNKDTFLKCIQEGVRYLMRMLQVRNSVKLNDGVVLHDTATANFLSEGIFSDTHLLTMMYIGEMCFWAVKYEDCSVDMMDRKEDRLQFRDIGTQILNKYVLACEGPLQGQGWNTENAKEILSILQ; this comes from the exons ATGGCTGACGACTGCAGGCGACAAGGCTTCGAGCTGGAGCGACGGATATTTGAGTTGGACATAAAGTGTGCTAGCCTGCGATCGGAAAAACAAG ATGACGACTATTTACAGAATGCGTCTACCATACTAGACAAGTTGAAAAGCTTCTACAGACAAGGAGGAGAGACGAGCAGTCTTCCCAAACTGCTTCAGGAttacacacag GTGATCCTAGACATCACATTTTATGAGGAAAATAGGCTTGTGGACCAGGAGTTTCCTGAAGACAGTTCCCCATTCAAAatccagcagctgctgcaggaccTCACAGAGCCAGAAGTGTTGGCAGGAAGACTGGCACCAGcacaagag GTGCAGTCTGTGCTAGGCCTGGAGCTCTTAGAATGCCTTTACTGGAGACGGGGAGCCCTGCTGTACATGTACTGTCACACTCTGCACCAACGGAAACAATGGATAAAGAAGAACAAAGACACATTTCTTAAG TGTATCCAGGAAGGTGTGCGCTACTTGATGCGAATGCTGCAGGTGCGAAACTCTGTGAAACTCAACGACGGGGTGGTTCTCCACGACACTGCCACCGCCAACTTCCTATCCGAAG GTATCTTCTCCGACACTCACCTGCTGACGATGATGTACATCGGCGAGATGTGCTTCTGGGCCGTGAAGTACGAGGACTGCAGTGTCGACATGATGGACCGCAAAGAAGACCGTCTCCAGTTTCGGGACATTGGAACACAGATCCTCAACAAATACGTGCTGGCCTGCGAGGGCCCGCTGCAGGGCCAGGGCTGGAACACAGAAAACGCCAAGGAAATCCTTAGTATCTTACAGTAG